In Synechococcus sp. Nb3U1, one DNA window encodes the following:
- a CDS encoding FAD-dependent oxidoreductase, translated as MKELYYREIPCSDRAEVVRWLQTISLPQAGKQIPTSTGLRIQGSEAELALFTWSGLNTTYLKVFQWSERPFPRQSQWLKDLESAIQNQFPHRYPQLPAIDLSQGLPESQGSIFQQLEPYYPQTVKYFQRIPNGEFDLQRVYWWEKRWREEVQSPQKHSQPVLFKQPSPDPAESDWDLVIVGGALGAIYAAAMARLGYQVALVERLPFGRMNREWNISRRELKTLVEMGLLSTEQVESLILREYTDGFNKFFDGNSPIQAPVLHTPTVLNLAIDAEKLLSLCGEILKSCGGSIYDRSEFQRAYIDETGVTLILKDLREEREFQLRSRLLVDAMGTASPIAQQVHQQRAFDSVCPTVGATIQAGFEPGVWDPQFGDILASHGDISRGRQLIWELFPGPGNDLTFYLFHYHQVHPENPGSLLEMYEDFFTILPEYRRCDLEQLQWKKATFGYIPGRFGHRSAPKPDPDSSFDLATQGAEYHRVLLIGDAAAMQSPLSFTGFGSLVRNAPRLCDLLDTALRHDLLTAADLAQIRAYQGNSAVTWLFSRGMMVPTGKVLPPAQINATLNSFFGILATESPEVVDDFIKDRAGWIPFNRMAIKAALQNPRLLLWIWNAVGAKGFAEWLPTYFSYTGLALLSFLLRGWLPGLLRRLQPWLEARYPRLWLRCLHWSYTLTYGMGQPRIEFQLPTAGPLTQEKTQGPKPTWIQAEERV; from the coding sequence ATGAAGGAGCTGTACTACCGCGAGATCCCCTGCTCTGATCGTGCCGAAGTGGTGCGATGGCTACAAACTATTTCTCTGCCACAAGCGGGGAAGCAGATCCCGACATCCACTGGCTTGCGCATTCAGGGATCCGAGGCAGAACTGGCCCTCTTCACTTGGTCAGGATTGAATACGACCTATCTCAAGGTGTTTCAGTGGTCGGAGCGGCCTTTCCCCCGCCAAAGCCAGTGGCTCAAAGATTTGGAAAGCGCGATCCAAAACCAGTTCCCCCATCGCTATCCGCAGCTTCCTGCGATTGACCTGAGCCAGGGCTTGCCAGAGTCCCAGGGATCCATCTTTCAGCAGCTAGAGCCTTACTATCCGCAGACCGTCAAGTATTTTCAGCGGATCCCGAATGGCGAGTTCGACCTGCAACGGGTGTACTGGTGGGAAAAGCGCTGGCGTGAAGAGGTGCAATCCCCCCAAAAGCATTCCCAGCCGGTGTTGTTCAAACAGCCTTCACCTGATCCTGCCGAGAGCGATTGGGATCTGGTGATCGTGGGAGGAGCACTTGGGGCCATTTATGCGGCTGCCATGGCTCGTTTGGGCTACCAGGTGGCCTTGGTGGAGCGCCTGCCCTTTGGCCGTATGAACCGCGAGTGGAATATCTCCCGGCGCGAACTGAAGACCCTAGTGGAGATGGGCCTACTTAGCACTGAGCAAGTGGAGAGCCTCATCCTGCGGGAATATACGGATGGATTCAACAAATTCTTCGACGGCAACAGCCCCATCCAGGCTCCCGTGTTGCACACCCCCACGGTGTTGAATCTGGCCATTGATGCGGAAAAGCTGTTGTCCCTCTGTGGTGAGATCCTCAAATCTTGTGGGGGATCCATCTACGACCGCAGCGAATTTCAACGGGCCTACATCGATGAAACGGGGGTAACCCTGATTCTCAAAGATTTGCGAGAGGAGCGGGAGTTCCAGTTGAGATCCCGCCTTTTGGTGGATGCCATGGGCACTGCCTCACCGATCGCCCAACAGGTTCACCAGCAGCGAGCCTTCGATAGCGTATGCCCAACCGTGGGGGCAACCATTCAAGCGGGTTTCGAGCCGGGGGTTTGGGATCCCCAATTTGGGGATATTCTCGCCAGCCATGGGGATATCAGCCGCGGTCGGCAACTGATCTGGGAACTCTTCCCTGGCCCTGGTAATGACCTCACCTTCTACCTATTCCACTACCATCAGGTGCATCCCGAGAATCCCGGATCCCTGCTGGAGATGTACGAGGACTTTTTCACCATCCTGCCGGAGTACCGCCGCTGCGACCTGGAGCAATTGCAGTGGAAAAAAGCCACCTTCGGCTACATCCCAGGGCGCTTTGGCCATCGTTCCGCTCCCAAGCCGGATCCCGACAGCTCGTTCGATCTTGCTACGCAAGGTGCAGAGTACCATCGGGTGTTGCTGATTGGGGATGCCGCCGCCATGCAATCGCCGCTGAGCTTCACCGGCTTTGGTTCTCTGGTTCGCAATGCACCCCGACTGTGCGACCTCTTGGATACTGCTCTCCGTCACGATCTGCTCACGGCTGCTGACCTAGCCCAGATCCGAGCCTATCAGGGCAATTCCGCCGTCACTTGGCTGTTCTCGCGAGGGATGATGGTGCCTACGGGTAAGGTTCTGCCGCCAGCCCAGATCAATGCCACCCTGAATAGCTTCTTTGGCATTCTCGCCACCGAGAGCCCAGAGGTGGTGGATGATTTCATCAAGGATCGGGCCGGGTGGATCCCGTTCAACCGCATGGCGATCAAAGCAGCTCTTCAAAACCCAAGGCTGCTGCTGTGGATCTGGAACGCCGTAGGGGCCAAGGGTTTTGCTGAATGGTTACCCACCTATTTCAGTTATACCGGGCTGGCGTTGCTCTCTTTTTTGCTGCGAGGGTGGCTGCCGGGACTATTGCGGCGTCTACAACCTTGGCTAGAGGCCCGTTACCCGCGTTTGTGGCTGCGTTGTCTGCACTGGAGCTATACCCTCACCTACGGCATGGGGCAACCGCGTATCGAGTTTCAACTACCCACCGCAGGCCCCCTAACCCAGGAAAAGACCCAAGGCCCAAAACCGACTTGGATACAAGCAGAGGAAAGGGTCTAG
- the holA gene encoding DNA polymerase III subunit delta, giving the protein MPVYFYWGEDHYRLLQAVQQLREQVLDPDWAAFNYDRLPPESTIAGLNQAMTPPLGAAARLVWLEDTHLTQHCPEDLWEEVERILAQLPPTTHLLLTTTSKPDGRLKSTKILKKTAIVREFQQLAAWDEEGILKQVHAEAAQRQLKLSPVAAQKLAEAVGNESRRLVMELEKLALFTAGQTDAITPEQIEALVPASAYNSFQLAASLRKGDLDQALVILTHLLDQNEPALKVLAVLVGQFRTWLWVRLLLDQGERDPKAIAQKAEIGNPNRVYFLQKEVGSLKTATLLKAMQQLLHLEYGLKQGQPERGAFQAALIQIVAILKGSHA; this is encoded by the coding sequence GTGCCCGTTTATTTTTACTGGGGAGAAGATCACTATCGCCTCTTACAGGCGGTGCAACAGTTGCGGGAGCAGGTGTTGGATCCCGATTGGGCGGCTTTTAATTACGATCGCCTACCTCCTGAATCCACGATTGCCGGACTCAACCAGGCCATGACCCCGCCGTTGGGAGCGGCTGCCCGCTTAGTTTGGCTAGAAGACACCCACTTGACCCAACATTGCCCGGAAGATCTGTGGGAGGAAGTGGAGCGGATCTTGGCGCAATTGCCCCCAACAACTCATTTGCTTTTGACCACCACCAGCAAGCCAGATGGACGTCTAAAATCCACCAAGATCTTGAAAAAAACGGCAATTGTACGAGAGTTTCAGCAACTGGCGGCCTGGGATGAAGAGGGGATTCTGAAGCAGGTGCACGCTGAAGCCGCTCAGCGACAGCTCAAGCTCAGTCCAGTGGCGGCCCAGAAACTGGCTGAGGCAGTGGGGAATGAGTCGCGCCGATTGGTGATGGAGCTGGAAAAGTTGGCTCTCTTCACTGCTGGTCAGACCGATGCGATTACACCGGAGCAAATTGAAGCCTTGGTTCCTGCAAGTGCCTACAACAGCTTTCAATTGGCGGCATCCCTGCGCAAAGGGGATCTGGATCAAGCCCTGGTAATCTTGACCCATCTGTTGGATCAAAATGAGCCTGCCCTGAAAGTTTTGGCGGTGTTGGTAGGCCAATTTCGCACTTGGCTGTGGGTACGGCTGTTGCTAGATCAAGGGGAACGGGATCCCAAGGCCATTGCCCAAAAAGCTGAGATTGGCAATCCCAACCGGGTTTACTTTCTGCAAAAAGAGGTGGGATCCCTGAAAACGGCGACTTTATTGAAAGCGATGCAGCAGCTTTTGCACCTAGAATATGGCCTTAAGCAAGGGCAGCCGGAACGGGGTGCATTTCAAGCAGCCCTGATCCAAATTGTGGCCATCCTCAAGGGATCCCATGCCTGA
- a CDS encoding M23 family metallopeptidase, translating to MVKHFLFNLGWLSGLSWVICTGALSAAASNPQVQVSPMDPALGYTVSVQITAPPETLLLDQPLVNLTHPDGTQAQYPAFPVAANRWRALIPTTPLDAPGSRQVQIHGFAEVPVLPLSLQPRDFPIQSIRLPPGASVWATEVEWAKVEAFRQHISPEKYWQGYFQPPAQGPVTTVFGVRRYYNGELAQDYYHRGIDYAGPVGAVVVAPAAGRVGLVGYESEGFRIHGNTVGIDHGQGVTSLLLHLSRIDVQEGDWVEAGQPVGGIGASGTATGPHLHWGLFVHNRSVDPVPWLHLAVE from the coding sequence ATGGTGAAGCATTTTCTGTTTAACTTGGGATGGCTTTCCGGCTTGAGCTGGGTTATCTGTACAGGAGCGCTCTCGGCTGCGGCCAGCAACCCCCAGGTGCAGGTTAGCCCTATGGATCCCGCCTTGGGATACACCGTTTCTGTGCAAATCACGGCCCCACCGGAAACTCTGCTTTTGGATCAACCCTTGGTCAACCTCACCCATCCCGACGGCACCCAAGCCCAATACCCCGCCTTCCCTGTGGCTGCTAACCGTTGGCGGGCGTTGATTCCCACCACCCCTTTGGATGCCCCCGGATCCCGTCAGGTTCAAATTCACGGTTTTGCAGAGGTGCCTGTTTTACCCTTGTCACTGCAGCCACGGGACTTCCCCATCCAAAGCATTCGCCTGCCGCCGGGTGCCAGCGTTTGGGCCACAGAAGTGGAATGGGCCAAAGTGGAAGCTTTTCGCCAGCACATCAGCCCGGAAAAGTATTGGCAAGGGTATTTTCAGCCTCCGGCCCAAGGCCCGGTGACCACCGTGTTTGGGGTACGCCGCTACTATAATGGTGAGCTTGCCCAAGACTATTACCACCGCGGCATTGACTATGCCGGCCCTGTGGGAGCAGTGGTGGTGGCTCCGGCAGCCGGTCGGGTGGGGTTGGTGGGGTATGAGTCAGAAGGCTTTCGCATCCACGGCAATACGGTTGGTATCGATCACGGCCAAGGGGTGACCAGTTTGTTGCTGCACCTGAGCCGCATTGATGTACAAGAAGGGGACTGGGTGGAGGCGGGGCAGCCGGTCGGGGGGATCGGCGCTTCAGGAACGGCGACCGGCCCACACCTGCACTGGGGGTTATTCGTTCACAATCGTTCTGTGGATCCCGTGCCGTGGCTGCATCTGGCTGTTGAATAA
- a CDS encoding IctB family putative bicarbonate transporter gives MERAMQLWRGLLLRDFAIEDWWQGSVLGRLSGSLQNWGTTSVLVQTSDWIALGLVMLYWGFSAQTSTGILGLILLTMAAVLGLGWLVQTPNWVAAHLPLGLFWGIATLATIFSPVPYAARDGWLKLTLYLAGYLLLHRLLRKPRFRDWMIGSLLMVSLVMGIYGLRQYFYGAAELATWVDPESGLAGVTRVYSYLRNPNLYGGYLIPLIPLGLAAVWIWPGWGAKLLAGFITAVNLTCLVLTYSRGAWIGGLVMLAMMAVLLVQWNSIHLPVRWRHWTLPALFAGGGATLLLGILTVRPLRLRVQSLFLGRVDTSNNFRMNVWAAVLDMIRDFPILGIGPGNVAFNRVYPLYQRGNFSALGSYSVPLELTLETGLIGSLTFAWFLLVLFDHGWYQWRLALGSRNPQGLWVAVGLAACTGMMAHGLVDTIWYRPQVQMLWWLAVALITASLGQSQTSPSQQKHSSSR, from the coding sequence ATGGAGCGAGCAATGCAACTGTGGCGGGGTTTGCTACTGCGAGATTTTGCCATCGAGGACTGGTGGCAGGGGAGCGTCTTGGGCCGCCTGTCGGGATCCCTGCAGAACTGGGGAACAACCAGTGTTTTGGTACAAACTTCTGACTGGATCGCTTTGGGGTTGGTGATGCTCTACTGGGGCTTTTCGGCACAAACCTCCACCGGGATCCTGGGGCTGATTTTGCTGACGATGGCGGCGGTATTAGGTTTAGGGTGGTTGGTGCAAACCCCAAATTGGGTGGCGGCACACCTGCCTCTGGGCTTATTCTGGGGCATTGCTACGCTGGCGACGATTTTTTCTCCCGTACCCTACGCGGCGCGGGATGGCTGGCTAAAGCTGACCCTCTACTTGGCCGGCTATTTGTTGCTGCACCGGCTGCTGCGCAAGCCGCGTTTTCGGGATTGGATGATTGGATCCCTGCTTATGGTCAGCCTAGTGATGGGGATCTATGGACTGCGGCAATACTTCTACGGGGCGGCAGAACTGGCCACTTGGGTGGATCCCGAATCAGGCTTGGCCGGTGTGACACGGGTGTACAGCTATCTGCGCAACCCGAATTTGTATGGGGGCTATCTGATCCCGCTCATCCCCCTGGGACTGGCGGCAGTGTGGATTTGGCCGGGTTGGGGGGCAAAGCTGCTGGCTGGGTTTATCACGGCAGTCAACCTGACTTGCTTAGTGCTCACCTACAGTCGCGGTGCCTGGATTGGGGGGCTGGTGATGCTGGCCATGATGGCAGTACTGCTGGTGCAATGGAACTCTATCCATCTGCCAGTGCGTTGGCGACACTGGACTCTGCCTGCTCTGTTTGCTGGAGGTGGAGCCACTCTTTTGTTGGGGATCCTGACGGTACGCCCGCTGCGGCTACGGGTGCAGAGCCTTTTTTTGGGACGGGTGGATACCAGCAACAACTTCCGCATGAACGTCTGGGCGGCGGTGCTGGACATGATCCGCGACTTTCCCATTTTGGGGATTGGCCCCGGCAATGTCGCCTTTAACCGCGTCTATCCCCTCTACCAACGGGGCAACTTCAGCGCCCTCGGCTCCTACTCCGTGCCTCTGGAACTGACCTTGGAAACAGGGTTGATCGGATCCCTGACCTTTGCCTGGTTTTTGCTGGTACTCTTCGATCACGGCTGGTACCAGTGGCGCTTGGCCCTCGGATCCCGAAATCCGCAAGGGTTGTGGGTGGCGGTGGGTTTGGCAGCTTGCACCGGCATGATGGCCCACGGGCTGGTGGATACGATTTGGTACCGTCCTCAGGTACAAATGCTGTGGTGGCTCGCGGTGGCCCTGATCACAGCCAGTTTGGGGCAGTCGCAAACTTCACCTTCTCAGCAGAAGCATAGTAGCAGCAGATAA
- a CDS encoding P-II family nitrogen regulator, with amino-acid sequence MKKIEAVIRPFKLDEVKIALVNAGIVGMTVSEVRGFGRQKGQTERYRGSEYTVEFLQKLKVEIVVEDDLVDTVVEKLIAAARTGEIGDGKIFISPIEKTIRIRTGELNQDAL; translated from the coding sequence ATGAAAAAGATCGAGGCCGTGATCCGGCCCTTCAAGCTGGATGAGGTCAAAATTGCCTTGGTCAATGCTGGAATTGTCGGCATGACCGTGAGTGAAGTGCGGGGCTTTGGGCGGCAAAAGGGACAAACCGAGCGTTATCGGGGATCCGAGTACACGGTAGAGTTCCTTCAAAAGCTGAAAGTGGAGATCGTGGTCGAAGATGACCTGGTGGATACCGTTGTCGAGAAGCTGATCGCAGCGGCTCGCACTGGCGAAATCGGGGACGGCAAGATTTTCATCAGCCCCATCGAGAAGACCATCCGCATCCGAACTGGCGAACTCAACCAAGATGCCCTCTAG
- a CDS encoding ammonium transporter produces MTMTMIQKLKSQVPQWLWRPAKWSLTATLIGSLVFLYSQGTAFAQEAEEVQYHADIVWTIVSAALVFFMQAGFAMVETGFTRSKNAANIMMKNLMDFCMGCCAFWFIGFGLMFGNSGGFFGTSWFAFGWQTAYDAGGWPFTFFVFQMVFAATAATIVSGAMAERTKFSAYLIYSVIISGLIYPISGGWGWNGLFADYNGETAGWLENLGYIDYAGSGVVHLVGGAAALAGAIVLGPRIGKYGPNGEPRAIPGHNLPLGMLGVFILTLGWIGFNAGSTTAASTDIGWIAMNTLLAGSAGAIGAMFTSWAHFGKPDMTFAANGVLAGLVGITAPCDSVHPLGALIIGSIAGILVVISVVVLDTVLKIDDPVGAVSVHGTCGIWGVLAAGIPFFANANYAEDVTWGQFGVQIIGALAYFLWPFITCLILFFILKAVTGLRTSAEEEIAGLDVGEHGNVAYPDFVSAATDSEQS; encoded by the coding sequence ATGACTATGACGATGATCCAAAAGCTCAAAAGCCAAGTGCCACAGTGGCTCTGGCGGCCAGCCAAGTGGAGCCTGACGGCCACCCTAATCGGGTCGTTGGTGTTTTTGTATAGCCAAGGAACTGCCTTTGCTCAAGAGGCTGAAGAAGTTCAGTACCACGCTGACATTGTCTGGACAATCGTGTCCGCAGCCTTGGTGTTCTTCATGCAGGCGGGTTTCGCCATGGTGGAGACGGGCTTTACCCGTTCCAAAAATGCCGCCAACATCATGATGAAAAACTTGATGGACTTCTGCATGGGCTGTTGTGCCTTCTGGTTCATTGGGTTTGGCCTCATGTTTGGCAACAGTGGGGGCTTCTTTGGCACCAGTTGGTTTGCCTTTGGCTGGCAGACTGCCTACGATGCCGGGGGCTGGCCCTTCACCTTCTTCGTGTTCCAAATGGTGTTTGCGGCCACCGCTGCCACCATCGTTTCCGGGGCCATGGCGGAACGCACCAAGTTCTCTGCCTATCTCATTTATTCGGTGATTATCTCCGGCCTCATTTACCCGATCTCCGGTGGTTGGGGCTGGAATGGCCTGTTTGCCGACTACAACGGTGAAACCGCAGGCTGGTTAGAGAACCTCGGCTACATCGACTATGCTGGCTCCGGTGTGGTGCACTTGGTGGGGGGTGCTGCTGCTTTGGCTGGTGCCATTGTGCTGGGGCCGCGGATTGGAAAGTACGGCCCGAATGGCGAACCGCGGGCGATCCCTGGCCACAACCTACCCTTGGGCATGTTGGGGGTGTTCATCCTCACCCTGGGTTGGATTGGGTTTAATGCCGGCTCCACCACTGCCGCCTCTACCGATATTGGCTGGATTGCCATGAACACCCTGTTGGCCGGTTCTGCCGGGGCGATCGGGGCCATGTTCACCTCCTGGGCCCACTTCGGTAAGCCGGATATGACCTTTGCCGCCAACGGGGTGCTGGCGGGTTTGGTGGGCATCACCGCCCCCTGTGACAGCGTGCATCCTTTGGGTGCTTTGATCATCGGCTCCATCGCTGGGATCCTGGTGGTCATTTCGGTGGTGGTGTTGGATACGGTACTGAAAATTGATGATCCGGTGGGTGCAGTTTCGGTGCACGGCACCTGCGGTATCTGGGGGGTATTGGCGGCAGGGATCCCCTTCTTTGCCAATGCCAACTACGCAGAAGATGTTACCTGGGGCCAATTCGGAGTGCAGATTATTGGGGCTTTGGCCTACTTCCTCTGGCCTTTCATCACCTGCTTGATCCTGTTCTTTATCCTCAAGGCCGTGACTGGCTTGCGTACTAGCGCCGAGGAAGAGATCGCTGGTTTGGATGTGGGTGAGCATGGCAACGTCGCCTACCCCGACTTTGTCAGTGCCGCCACCGACTCCGAGCAGTCTTAA
- a CDS encoding ammonium transporter, which translates to MTNKTIFPRGIPWRWRGGERLPLWVGVLLGLGGVAAPSALAQTDLTALEQALPAEAWAELQTLLQTQQYHADIVWTIVAGVLVFFMQAGFAMVEAGFTRAKNAANIVLKNLMDFCCGACAFWALGFGLMFGSHVAGFLGTDWFFFNWQQGSEAGSQNNAWPFTFFCFQLVFAATAATIVSGAMAERTRFVAYLIYSIVISAVIYPISGGWAWNGLFADYNGGSAGWLENLGYIDFAGSGVVHLVGGAAAFAGTLALGPRLGKYSAAGDPRAIPGHSLPLGMLGVLILWMGWIGFNAGSTTAAIPDIGWIAFNTYLAGAAGAIGAMCTSWAIFTKPDMTFAANGALAGLVGITAPCATVHPLGALLVGSISGVLVVLSVLFIEGTLKVDDPVGAVSVHGVCGAWGVIAAGIPWFAHAEAGVSWGGLPVQVLGVIALGGWSFVSCLVLFLILKGTIGLRVSAEEELAGLDIGEHGNIAYPDFASASSELER; encoded by the coding sequence ATGACAAACAAGACGATTTTCCCTAGAGGGATCCCTTGGAGATGGCGGGGAGGGGAGAGGCTCCCGCTGTGGGTTGGGGTTTTGCTGGGTTTGGGGGGTGTTGCCGCCCCATCTGCACTGGCCCAAACGGATCTCACGGCGCTAGAGCAGGCTTTGCCTGCCGAGGCTTGGGCTGAGCTACAAACTTTGCTGCAAACCCAGCAATACCATGCCGATATTGTCTGGACGATTGTGGCTGGGGTGCTGGTGTTTTTCATGCAGGCGGGCTTTGCCATGGTGGAGGCGGGCTTCACCCGGGCCAAAAATGCCGCCAACATCGTCTTGAAGAACCTGATGGATTTTTGTTGTGGGGCCTGTGCCTTTTGGGCTTTGGGGTTTGGGTTGATGTTTGGATCCCATGTGGCCGGCTTCTTGGGTACAGACTGGTTTTTCTTCAACTGGCAACAGGGATCCGAAGCTGGCAGCCAAAACAATGCTTGGCCCTTTACTTTTTTCTGCTTTCAGCTGGTGTTTGCTGCCACTGCCGCGACTATCGTTTCTGGAGCCATGGCCGAGCGCACCCGCTTTGTGGCCTATTTGATCTACTCCATTGTTATTTCCGCAGTAATCTACCCGATTTCCGGGGGTTGGGCCTGGAATGGATTGTTCGCTGACTACAACGGCGGCAGCGCAGGCTGGCTAGAGAACTTAGGTTATATCGACTTCGCTGGGTCAGGGGTGGTTCACTTGGTGGGGGGAGCAGCGGCTTTTGCCGGAACCTTGGCCTTGGGGCCACGCCTAGGCAAGTACAGTGCTGCTGGGGATCCGCGTGCTATTCCTGGACACAGTTTACCCCTGGGCATGTTGGGGGTGTTGATCCTGTGGATGGGCTGGATTGGGTTCAATGCCGGATCCACTACAGCAGCAATTCCCGATATTGGTTGGATTGCTTTCAATACCTACTTGGCCGGGGCAGCCGGGGCAATTGGGGCCATGTGCACTTCCTGGGCGATCTTTACCAAGCCGGATATGACCTTTGCCGCCAACGGAGCGCTAGCGGGGTTGGTGGGCATCACCGCTCCCTGCGCAACCGTCCACCCTTTGGGAGCTTTACTGGTTGGCTCCATTTCTGGGGTTTTGGTGGTGCTGTCGGTGCTGTTTATTGAGGGAACCTTGAAGGTGGATGACCCGGTGGGAGCGGTGTCGGTGCATGGGGTGTGTGGCGCTTGGGGGGTGATCGCCGCTGGGATCCCATGGTTTGCCCATGCCGAAGCTGGGGTGAGCTGGGGGGGGTTGCCGGTGCAAGTGCTGGGGGTGATCGCCCTGGGGGGATGGTCGTTTGTGAGTTGTTTGGTGTTGTTTTTAATTCTAAAGGGCACCATTGGCCTGCGGGTCTCGGCAGAAGAGGAGTTGGCCGGTTTGGATATCGGCGAGCACGGCAATATCGCTTACCCTGACTTTGCCAGTGCTTCGAGCGAGTTAGAACGATGA
- a CDS encoding SMP-30/gluconolactonase/LRE family protein encodes MIPVPIVQARARLGEGPVWDPLRQCLFWVDIYNHRVHQLILETGAERWWEVGEVVGSLALVAGERLLLAQRHHLAWLDLLSGAVEPLLELETDRPQNRCNDGKCDPQGRFWFGTMGPEGAGSLYRYDGHLERMETGLTISNGLGWSSDGHTFYLTDSPRQQIYAYDFAAETGSLSHRRVFIDLRGSSFFPDGLTVDAQGYLWVALWDGWAVQRFDPQGIPVEKLELPVQRPTCPTFGGSHLDRLFITTAAVGLSEKEIQEGFHAGDLFAVQTVVRGLPAHRLMNPV; translated from the coding sequence ATGATCCCTGTGCCGATTGTGCAAGCCCGCGCCCGTTTGGGAGAAGGCCCCGTCTGGGATCCGCTGCGTCAATGCCTGTTTTGGGTGGATATTTACAACCATCGGGTGCATCAGTTGATTCTGGAAACGGGCGCAGAACGCTGGTGGGAGGTCGGGGAGGTGGTGGGATCCTTGGCCTTGGTGGCAGGGGAGCGGCTGTTGTTGGCCCAACGGCATCACCTGGCCTGGCTGGATTTGCTCAGCGGAGCCGTAGAACCTCTCTTGGAACTGGAGACTGATCGACCGCAGAACCGCTGCAACGACGGCAAGTGCGATCCGCAGGGGCGCTTTTGGTTTGGCACGATGGGGCCGGAAGGGGCGGGTAGCCTCTACCGCTATGATGGTCACCTAGAACGAATGGAAACGGGCTTAACCATCTCCAATGGCTTGGGATGGAGTTCAGATGGGCACACCTTTTATTTGACAGATTCCCCACGCCAACAGATCTACGCCTACGACTTTGCAGCCGAAACGGGTTCCCTTTCCCACCGGCGGGTGTTCATCGACTTGAGGGGATCCAGTTTTTTCCCGGATGGCCTGACTGTAGATGCCCAGGGATATCTTTGGGTAGCCCTATGGGATGGCTGGGCGGTACAGCGTTTTGACCCGCAAGGGATCCCGGTCGAAAAACTTGAGCTGCCTGTTCAAAGGCCCACGTGTCCTACTTTTGGTGGTTCACATTTGGATCGGCTGTTCATCACTACTGCTGCGGTTGGTTTAAGCGAAAAAGAGATTCAAGAAGGCTTTCATGCCGGAGATCTGTTTGCAGTACAGACGGTGGTGCGGGGCTTACCCGCCCATCGACTGATGAATCCCGTCTGA
- a CDS encoding CDP-alcohol phosphatidyltransferase family protein, giving the protein MLDKVLRQWKERLLAPLLETPLQQVHPLAITLAGFTIGLGSGTAAALGAYGWGLGLWLLNRLMDGLDGTLARLQGRQSDLGGYLDMLLDVVVYAVVPLGLAFHQGSLLGYAFLALMLASFYINLCSWMYLAGLLEKRQKASDDALCRPEEDELTSLSMPAGLIEGSETILFYGLFFLFPEHMVALFGLMAILVLLSALQRLIWAVGYLSESTEVANADP; this is encoded by the coding sequence TTGCTGGATAAGGTGCTTAGGCAGTGGAAGGAGCGGCTGTTGGCTCCGTTGCTGGAGACTCCTCTACAACAGGTGCATCCACTAGCAATTACTCTAGCCGGGTTTACGATTGGTCTGGGATCCGGGACGGCGGCTGCCTTAGGTGCCTACGGGTGGGGATTGGGCCTGTGGTTGTTGAACCGCCTCATGGATGGGTTGGATGGCACGTTGGCCCGACTGCAAGGGCGACAAAGCGATCTGGGGGGCTACCTGGATATGCTGCTGGATGTGGTGGTGTACGCGGTTGTCCCTCTTGGCTTGGCCTTTCACCAGGGATCCCTGCTGGGCTACGCGTTTTTGGCCCTGATGTTGGCCAGTTTTTATATCAATCTTTGCTCCTGGATGTATTTGGCGGGGTTGTTGGAGAAACGACAAAAGGCCAGTGATGACGCTCTGTGTCGTCCGGAGGAGGATGAACTGACCAGCTTAAGCATGCCTGCTGGGCTGATCGAGGGGAGCGAAACGATCTTGTTCTACGGGCTATTTTTTCTGTTTCCTGAGCACATGGTGGCCTTGTTCGGCTTGATGGCGATTTTGGTGCTGCTGAGTGCTCTGCAACGGTTGATCTGGGCAGTAGGGTACCTTTCGGAATCGACTGAAGTTGCCAATGCCGATCCCTGA